From Macaca mulatta isolate MMU2019108-1 chromosome 3, T2T-MMU8v2.0, whole genome shotgun sequence, the proteins below share one genomic window:
- the AP4M1 gene encoding AP-4 complex subunit mu-1 isoform X3 yields the protein MISQFFILSSKGDPLIYKDFRGDSGGRDVAELFYRKLTGLPGDESPVVMHHDGRHFIHIRHSSLYLVVTTSENVSPFSLLELLSRLATLLGDYCGSLGEGTISRNVALVYELLDEVLDYGYVQTTSTEMLRNFIQTEAVVSKPFSLFDLSSVGLFGAETQQSKVAPSSAASRPVLSSRSDQSQKNEVFLDVVERLSVLIASNGSLLKVDVQGEIRLKSFLPSGSEMRIGLTEEFCVGKSELRGYGPGIRVDEVSFHSSVNLDEFESHRILRLQPPQGELTVMRYQLSDDLPSPLPFRLFPSVQWDRGSGRLQVYLKLRCDLPSKSLSQELSSPEQKAELAEGALRWDLPRVQGGSQLSGLFQMDVPGPPGPPSHGLSTSAPPLGLGPASLSFELPRHTCSGLQVRFLRLAFRPCGNANPHKWVRHLSHSDAYVIRI from the exons ATGATTTCCCAGTTCTTCATTCTGTCCTCCAAGGGGGACCCGCTCATCTACAAAGACT TCCGCGGGGACAGTGGCGGCCGGGATGTGGCCGAGCTCTTCTACCGGAAGCTGACGGGACTGCCAGGAGACGAGTCCCCGGTTGTCATG CATCATGATGGCCGTCATTTCATTCACATCAGACACAGCAGCCTGTATTTGGTGGTCACAACTTCAGAAAACGTTTCTCCCTTCAGCCTCCTAGAACTGCTCTCCAG GTTGGCCACTCTTCTGGGCGATTACTGTGGCTCCCTGGGCGAGGGGACCATCTCCCGCAATGTGGCTCTGGTCTACGAACTCCTGGATGAAGTGCTG GACTATGGCTATGTACAGACCACATCCACAGAGATGCTGAGGAATTTCATCCAGACGGAAGCTGTGGTCAGCAAGCCCTTCAGCCTCTTTGACCTCAGCAGCGTTGGCTTG TTTGGGGCTGAGACACAACAGAGCAAAGTGGCTCCCAGCAGTGCAGCCAGCCGCCCTGTCCTGTCCAGTCGCTCTGACCAG aGCCAAAAGAATGAAGTTTTTTTGGATGTGGTCGAGAGATTGTCTGTACTGATAGCATCTAAT GGCTCCCTGCTGAAGGTGGATGTGCAGGGAGAGATTCGGCTCAAGAGTTTCCTTCCCAGCGGCTCTG AGATGCGCATTGGCTTGACGGAAGAGTTTTGTGTGGGAAAGTCAGAGCTAAGAG gTTATGGGCCAGGAATCCGGGTCGATGAAGTCTCGTTTCACAGCTCTGTGAATCTGGATGAGTTTGAGTCTCATCGAATCCTCCGCTTGCAACCACCTCAGGGCGAG CTGACTGTGATGCGGTACCAACTCTCCGATGACCTCCCGTCACCGCTCCCCTTCCGACTCTTCCCCTCTGTGCAGTGGGACCGAGGCTCAGGCCG GCTCCAGGTTTATCTGAAGTTGCGATGCGACCTGCCCTCGAAGAG CCTGTCTCAGGAGCTGAGCAGCCCAGAGCAGAAGGCCGAGCTGGCGGAGGGAGCCCTTCGCTGGGACCTGCCTCGGGTGCAAGGAGGCTCTCAACTCTCGGGCCTTTTCCAG ATGGACGTCCCAGGGCCCCCAGGACCTCCCAGCCATGGGCTCTCCACCTCGGCCCCTCCTCTGGGTCTGGGCCCGGCCAGTCTCTCCTTTGAACTTCCCCGGCACACGTGCTCCGGCCTCCAGGTTCGATTCCTCAGGCTGGCCTTCAGGCCGTGCGGCAATGCCAACCCCCACAAGTGGGTGCGACACCTAAGCCACAGCGATGCCTACGTCATTCGGATCTGA
- the AP4M1 gene encoding AP-4 complex subunit mu-1 isoform X9: MISQFFILSSKGDPLIYKDFRGDSGGRDVAELFYRKLTGLPGDESPVVMHHDGRHFIHIRHSSLYLVVTTSENVSPFSLLELLSRLATLLGDYCGSLGEGTISRNVALVYELLDEVLSQKNEVFLDVVERLSVLIASNGSLLKVDVQGEIRLKSFLPSGSEMRIGLTEEFCVGKSELRGYGPGIRVDEVSFHSSVNLDEFESHRILRLQPPQGELTVMRYQLSDDLPSPLPFRLFPSVQWDRGSGRLQVYLKLRCDLPSKSQALNVRLHLPLPRGVVSLSQELSSPEQKAELAEGALRWDLPRVQGGSQLSGLFQMDVPGPPGPPSHGLSTSAPPLGLGPASLSFELPRHTCSGLQVRFLRLAFRPCGNANPHKWVRHLSHSDAYVIRI; encoded by the exons ATGATTTCCCAGTTCTTCATTCTGTCCTCCAAGGGGGACCCGCTCATCTACAAAGACT TCCGCGGGGACAGTGGCGGCCGGGATGTGGCCGAGCTCTTCTACCGGAAGCTGACGGGACTGCCAGGAGACGAGTCCCCGGTTGTCATG CATCATGATGGCCGTCATTTCATTCACATCAGACACAGCAGCCTGTATTTGGTGGTCACAACTTCAGAAAACGTTTCTCCCTTCAGCCTCCTAGAACTGCTCTCCAG GTTGGCCACTCTTCTGGGCGATTACTGTGGCTCCCTGGGCGAGGGGACCATCTCCCGCAATGTGGCTCTGGTCTACGAACTCCTGGATGAAGTGCTG aGCCAAAAGAATGAAGTTTTTTTGGATGTGGTCGAGAGATTGTCTGTACTGATAGCATCTAAT GGCTCCCTGCTGAAGGTGGATGTGCAGGGAGAGATTCGGCTCAAGAGTTTCCTTCCCAGCGGCTCTG AGATGCGCATTGGCTTGACGGAAGAGTTTTGTGTGGGAAAGTCAGAGCTAAGAG gTTATGGGCCAGGAATCCGGGTCGATGAAGTCTCGTTTCACAGCTCTGTGAATCTGGATGAGTTTGAGTCTCATCGAATCCTCCGCTTGCAACCACCTCAGGGCGAG CTGACTGTGATGCGGTACCAACTCTCCGATGACCTCCCGTCACCGCTCCCCTTCCGACTCTTCCCCTCTGTGCAGTGGGACCGAGGCTCAGGCCG GCTCCAGGTTTATCTGAAGTTGCGATGCGACCTGCCCTCGAAGAG CCAAGCCCTCAATGTCAGGCTGCACCTTCCCCTGCCTCGAGGGGTGGTCAG CCTGTCTCAGGAGCTGAGCAGCCCAGAGCAGAAGGCCGAGCTGGCGGAGGGAGCCCTTCGCTGGGACCTGCCTCGGGTGCAAGGAGGCTCTCAACTCTCGGGCCTTTTCCAG ATGGACGTCCCAGGGCCCCCAGGACCTCCCAGCCATGGGCTCTCCACCTCGGCCCCTCCTCTGGGTCTGGGCCCGGCCAGTCTCTCCTTTGAACTTCCCCGGCACACGTGCTCCGGCCTCCAGGTTCGATTCCTCAGGCTGGCCTTCAGGCCGTGCGGCAATGCCAACCCCCACAAGTGGGTGCGACACCTAAGCCACAGCGATGCCTACGTCATTCGGATCTGA
- the AP4M1 gene encoding AP-4 complex subunit mu-1 isoform X7 produces the protein MISQFFILSSKGDPLIYKDFRGDSGGRDVAELFYRKLTGLPGDESPVVMHHDGRHFIHIRHSSLYLVVTTSENVSPFSLLELLSRLATLLGDYCGSLGEGTISRNVALVYELLDEVLDYGYVQTTSTEMLRNFIQTEAVVSKPFSLFDLSSVGLFGAETQQSKVAPSSAASRPVLSSRSDQSQKNEVFLDVVERLSVLIASNGSLLKVDVQGEIRLKSFLPSGSEMRIGLTEEFCVGKSELRGYGPGIRVDEVSFHSSVNLDEFESHRILRLQPPQGELTVMRYQLSDDLPSPLPFRLFPSVQWDRGSGRLQVYLKLRCDLPSKSQALNVRLHLPLPRGVVSLSQELSSPEQKAELAEGALRWDLPRVQGGSQLSGLFQVRFLRLAFRPCGNANPHKWVRHLSHSDAYVIRI, from the exons ATGATTTCCCAGTTCTTCATTCTGTCCTCCAAGGGGGACCCGCTCATCTACAAAGACT TCCGCGGGGACAGTGGCGGCCGGGATGTGGCCGAGCTCTTCTACCGGAAGCTGACGGGACTGCCAGGAGACGAGTCCCCGGTTGTCATG CATCATGATGGCCGTCATTTCATTCACATCAGACACAGCAGCCTGTATTTGGTGGTCACAACTTCAGAAAACGTTTCTCCCTTCAGCCTCCTAGAACTGCTCTCCAG GTTGGCCACTCTTCTGGGCGATTACTGTGGCTCCCTGGGCGAGGGGACCATCTCCCGCAATGTGGCTCTGGTCTACGAACTCCTGGATGAAGTGCTG GACTATGGCTATGTACAGACCACATCCACAGAGATGCTGAGGAATTTCATCCAGACGGAAGCTGTGGTCAGCAAGCCCTTCAGCCTCTTTGACCTCAGCAGCGTTGGCTTG TTTGGGGCTGAGACACAACAGAGCAAAGTGGCTCCCAGCAGTGCAGCCAGCCGCCCTGTCCTGTCCAGTCGCTCTGACCAG aGCCAAAAGAATGAAGTTTTTTTGGATGTGGTCGAGAGATTGTCTGTACTGATAGCATCTAAT GGCTCCCTGCTGAAGGTGGATGTGCAGGGAGAGATTCGGCTCAAGAGTTTCCTTCCCAGCGGCTCTG AGATGCGCATTGGCTTGACGGAAGAGTTTTGTGTGGGAAAGTCAGAGCTAAGAG gTTATGGGCCAGGAATCCGGGTCGATGAAGTCTCGTTTCACAGCTCTGTGAATCTGGATGAGTTTGAGTCTCATCGAATCCTCCGCTTGCAACCACCTCAGGGCGAG CTGACTGTGATGCGGTACCAACTCTCCGATGACCTCCCGTCACCGCTCCCCTTCCGACTCTTCCCCTCTGTGCAGTGGGACCGAGGCTCAGGCCG GCTCCAGGTTTATCTGAAGTTGCGATGCGACCTGCCCTCGAAGAG CCAAGCCCTCAATGTCAGGCTGCACCTTCCCCTGCCTCGAGGGGTGGTCAG CCTGTCTCAGGAGCTGAGCAGCCCAGAGCAGAAGGCCGAGCTGGCGGAGGGAGCCCTTCGCTGGGACCTGCCTCGGGTGCAAGGAGGCTCTCAACTCTCGGGCCTTTTCCAG GTTCGATTCCTCAGGCTGGCCTTCAGGCCGTGCGGCAATGCCAACCCCCACAAGTGGGTGCGACACCTAAGCCACAGCGATGCCTACGTCATTCGGATCTGA
- the AP4M1 gene encoding AP-4 complex subunit mu-1 isoform X6, translating to MISQFFILSSKGDPLIYKDFRGDSGGRDVAELFYRKLTGLPGDESPVVMVTTGGRRHHDGRHFIHIRHSSLYLVVTTSENVSPFSLLELLSRLATLLGDYCGSLGEGTISRNVALVYELLDEVLDYGYVQTTSTEMLRNFIQTEAVVSKPFSLFDLSSVGLFGAETQQSKVAPSSAASRPVLSSRSDQSQKNEVFLDVVERLSVLIASNGSLLKVDVQGEIRLKSFLPSGSEMRIGLTEEFCVGKSELRGYGPGIRVDEVSFHSSVNLDEFESHRILRLQPPQGELTVMRYQLSDDLPSPLPFRLFPSVQWDRGSGRLQVYLKLRCDLPSKSQALNVRLHLPLPRGVVSLSQELSSPEQKAELAEGALRWDLPRVQGGSQLSGLFQVRFLRLAFRPCGNANPHKWVRHLSHSDAYVIRI from the exons ATGATTTCCCAGTTCTTCATTCTGTCCTCCAAGGGGGACCCGCTCATCTACAAAGACT TCCGCGGGGACAGTGGCGGCCGGGATGTGGCCGAGCTCTTCTACCGGAAGCTGACGGGACTGCCAGGAGACGAGTCCCCGGTTGTCATGGTAACCACTGGCGGGAGGCGG CATCATGATGGCCGTCATTTCATTCACATCAGACACAGCAGCCTGTATTTGGTGGTCACAACTTCAGAAAACGTTTCTCCCTTCAGCCTCCTAGAACTGCTCTCCAG GTTGGCCACTCTTCTGGGCGATTACTGTGGCTCCCTGGGCGAGGGGACCATCTCCCGCAATGTGGCTCTGGTCTACGAACTCCTGGATGAAGTGCTG GACTATGGCTATGTACAGACCACATCCACAGAGATGCTGAGGAATTTCATCCAGACGGAAGCTGTGGTCAGCAAGCCCTTCAGCCTCTTTGACCTCAGCAGCGTTGGCTTG TTTGGGGCTGAGACACAACAGAGCAAAGTGGCTCCCAGCAGTGCAGCCAGCCGCCCTGTCCTGTCCAGTCGCTCTGACCAG aGCCAAAAGAATGAAGTTTTTTTGGATGTGGTCGAGAGATTGTCTGTACTGATAGCATCTAAT GGCTCCCTGCTGAAGGTGGATGTGCAGGGAGAGATTCGGCTCAAGAGTTTCCTTCCCAGCGGCTCTG AGATGCGCATTGGCTTGACGGAAGAGTTTTGTGTGGGAAAGTCAGAGCTAAGAG gTTATGGGCCAGGAATCCGGGTCGATGAAGTCTCGTTTCACAGCTCTGTGAATCTGGATGAGTTTGAGTCTCATCGAATCCTCCGCTTGCAACCACCTCAGGGCGAG CTGACTGTGATGCGGTACCAACTCTCCGATGACCTCCCGTCACCGCTCCCCTTCCGACTCTTCCCCTCTGTGCAGTGGGACCGAGGCTCAGGCCG GCTCCAGGTTTATCTGAAGTTGCGATGCGACCTGCCCTCGAAGAG CCAAGCCCTCAATGTCAGGCTGCACCTTCCCCTGCCTCGAGGGGTGGTCAG CCTGTCTCAGGAGCTGAGCAGCCCAGAGCAGAAGGCCGAGCTGGCGGAGGGAGCCCTTCGCTGGGACCTGCCTCGGGTGCAAGGAGGCTCTCAACTCTCGGGCCTTTTCCAG GTTCGATTCCTCAGGCTGGCCTTCAGGCCGTGCGGCAATGCCAACCCCCACAAGTGGGTGCGACACCTAAGCCACAGCGATGCCTACGTCATTCGGATCTGA
- the AP4M1 gene encoding AP-4 complex subunit mu-1 isoform X4 has protein sequence MISQFFILSSKGDPLIYKDFRGDSGGRDVAELFYRKLTGLPGDESPVVMVTTGGRRHHDGRHFIHIRHSSLYLVVTTSENVSPFSLLELLSRLATLLGDYCGSLGEGTISRNVALVYELLDEVLDYGYVQTTSTEMLRNFIQTEAVVSKPFSLFDLSSVGLFGAETQQSKVAPSSAASRPVLSSRSDQSQKNEVFLDVVERLSVLIASNGSLLKVDVQGEIRLKSFLPSGSEMRIGLTEEFCVGKSELRGYGPGIRVDEVSFHSSVNLDEFESHRILRLQPPQGELTVMRYQLSDDLPSPLPFRLFPSVQWDRGSGRLQVYLKLRCDLPSKREIPGERVSSARQACPKKAPSPAPSLSKLQPVSGAEQPRAEGRAGGGSPSLGPASGARRLSTLGPFPDGRPRAPRTSQPWALHLGPSSGSGPGQSLL, from the exons ATGATTTCCCAGTTCTTCATTCTGTCCTCCAAGGGGGACCCGCTCATCTACAAAGACT TCCGCGGGGACAGTGGCGGCCGGGATGTGGCCGAGCTCTTCTACCGGAAGCTGACGGGACTGCCAGGAGACGAGTCCCCGGTTGTCATGGTAACCACTGGCGGGAGGCGG CATCATGATGGCCGTCATTTCATTCACATCAGACACAGCAGCCTGTATTTGGTGGTCACAACTTCAGAAAACGTTTCTCCCTTCAGCCTCCTAGAACTGCTCTCCAG GTTGGCCACTCTTCTGGGCGATTACTGTGGCTCCCTGGGCGAGGGGACCATCTCCCGCAATGTGGCTCTGGTCTACGAACTCCTGGATGAAGTGCTG GACTATGGCTATGTACAGACCACATCCACAGAGATGCTGAGGAATTTCATCCAGACGGAAGCTGTGGTCAGCAAGCCCTTCAGCCTCTTTGACCTCAGCAGCGTTGGCTTG TTTGGGGCTGAGACACAACAGAGCAAAGTGGCTCCCAGCAGTGCAGCCAGCCGCCCTGTCCTGTCCAGTCGCTCTGACCAG aGCCAAAAGAATGAAGTTTTTTTGGATGTGGTCGAGAGATTGTCTGTACTGATAGCATCTAAT GGCTCCCTGCTGAAGGTGGATGTGCAGGGAGAGATTCGGCTCAAGAGTTTCCTTCCCAGCGGCTCTG AGATGCGCATTGGCTTGACGGAAGAGTTTTGTGTGGGAAAGTCAGAGCTAAGAG gTTATGGGCCAGGAATCCGGGTCGATGAAGTCTCGTTTCACAGCTCTGTGAATCTGGATGAGTTTGAGTCTCATCGAATCCTCCGCTTGCAACCACCTCAGGGCGAG CTGACTGTGATGCGGTACCAACTCTCCGATGACCTCCCGTCACCGCTCCCCTTCCGACTCTTCCCCTCTGTGCAGTGGGACCGAGGCTCAGGCCG GCTCCAGGTTTATCTGAAGTTGCGATGCGACCTGCCCTCGAAGAG GGAGATTCCTGGGGAGAGAGTGAGCTCAGCACGACAGGCCTGCCCCAAGAAGGCGCCAAGCCCAGCACCTTCCCTTTCCAAACTCCAGCCTGTCTCAGGAGCTGAGCAGCCCAGAGCAGAAGGCCGAGCTGGCGGAGGGAGCCCTTCGCTGGGACCTGCCTCGGGTGCAAGGAGGCTCTCAACTCTCGGGCCTTTTCCAG ATGGACGTCCCAGGGCCCCCAGGACCTCCCAGCCATGGGCTCTCCACCTCGGCCCCTCCTCTGGGTCTGGGCCCGGCCAGTCTCTCCTTTGA
- the AP4M1 gene encoding AP-4 complex subunit mu-1 isoform X5, which produces MISQFFILSSKGDPLIYKDFRGDSGGRDVAELFYRKLTGLPGDESPVVMHHDGRHFIHIRHSSLYLVVTTSENVSPFSLLELLSRLATLLGDYCGSLGEGTISRNVALVYELLDEVLDYGYVQTTSTEMLRNFIQTEAVVSKPFSLFDLSSVGLFGAETQQSKVAPSSAASRPVLSSRSDQSQKNEVFLDVVERLSVLIASNGSLLKVDVQGEIRLKSFLPSGSEMRIGLTEEFCVGKSELRGYGPGIRVDEVSFHSSVNLDEFESHRILRLQPPQGELTVMRYQLSDDLPSPLPFRLFPSVQWDRGSGRLQVYLKLRCDLPSKREIPGERVSSARQACPKKAPSPAPSLSKLQPVSGAEQPRAEGRAGGGSPSLGPASGARRLSTLGPFPDGRPRAPRTSQPWALHLGPSSGSGPGQSLL; this is translated from the exons ATGATTTCCCAGTTCTTCATTCTGTCCTCCAAGGGGGACCCGCTCATCTACAAAGACT TCCGCGGGGACAGTGGCGGCCGGGATGTGGCCGAGCTCTTCTACCGGAAGCTGACGGGACTGCCAGGAGACGAGTCCCCGGTTGTCATG CATCATGATGGCCGTCATTTCATTCACATCAGACACAGCAGCCTGTATTTGGTGGTCACAACTTCAGAAAACGTTTCTCCCTTCAGCCTCCTAGAACTGCTCTCCAG GTTGGCCACTCTTCTGGGCGATTACTGTGGCTCCCTGGGCGAGGGGACCATCTCCCGCAATGTGGCTCTGGTCTACGAACTCCTGGATGAAGTGCTG GACTATGGCTATGTACAGACCACATCCACAGAGATGCTGAGGAATTTCATCCAGACGGAAGCTGTGGTCAGCAAGCCCTTCAGCCTCTTTGACCTCAGCAGCGTTGGCTTG TTTGGGGCTGAGACACAACAGAGCAAAGTGGCTCCCAGCAGTGCAGCCAGCCGCCCTGTCCTGTCCAGTCGCTCTGACCAG aGCCAAAAGAATGAAGTTTTTTTGGATGTGGTCGAGAGATTGTCTGTACTGATAGCATCTAAT GGCTCCCTGCTGAAGGTGGATGTGCAGGGAGAGATTCGGCTCAAGAGTTTCCTTCCCAGCGGCTCTG AGATGCGCATTGGCTTGACGGAAGAGTTTTGTGTGGGAAAGTCAGAGCTAAGAG gTTATGGGCCAGGAATCCGGGTCGATGAAGTCTCGTTTCACAGCTCTGTGAATCTGGATGAGTTTGAGTCTCATCGAATCCTCCGCTTGCAACCACCTCAGGGCGAG CTGACTGTGATGCGGTACCAACTCTCCGATGACCTCCCGTCACCGCTCCCCTTCCGACTCTTCCCCTCTGTGCAGTGGGACCGAGGCTCAGGCCG GCTCCAGGTTTATCTGAAGTTGCGATGCGACCTGCCCTCGAAGAG GGAGATTCCTGGGGAGAGAGTGAGCTCAGCACGACAGGCCTGCCCCAAGAAGGCGCCAAGCCCAGCACCTTCCCTTTCCAAACTCCAGCCTGTCTCAGGAGCTGAGCAGCCCAGAGCAGAAGGCCGAGCTGGCGGAGGGAGCCCTTCGCTGGGACCTGCCTCGGGTGCAAGGAGGCTCTCAACTCTCGGGCCTTTTCCAG ATGGACGTCCCAGGGCCCCCAGGACCTCCCAGCCATGGGCTCTCCACCTCGGCCCCTCCTCTGGGTCTGGGCCCGGCCAGTCTCTCCTTTGA
- the AP4M1 gene encoding AP-4 complex subunit mu-1 isoform X15 encodes MLRNFIQTEAVVSKPFSLFDLSSVGLFGAETQQSKVAPSSAASRPVLSSRSDQSQKNEVFLDVVERLSVLIASNGSLLKVDVQGEIRLKSFLPSGSEMRIGLTEEFCVGKSELRGYGPGIRVDEVSFHSSVNLDEFESHRILRLQPPQGELTVMRYQLSDDLPSPLPFRLFPSVQWDRGSGRLQVYLKLRCDLPSKSQALNVRLHLPLPRGVVSLSQELSSPEQKAELAEGALRWDLPRVQGGSQLSGLFQMDVPGPPGPPSHGLSTSAPPLGLGPASLSFELPRHTCSGLQVRFLRLAFRPCGNANPHKWVRHLSHSDAYVIRI; translated from the exons ATGCTGAGGAATTTCATCCAGACGGAAGCTGTGGTCAGCAAGCCCTTCAGCCTCTTTGACCTCAGCAGCGTTGGCTTG TTTGGGGCTGAGACACAACAGAGCAAAGTGGCTCCCAGCAGTGCAGCCAGCCGCCCTGTCCTGTCCAGTCGCTCTGACCAG aGCCAAAAGAATGAAGTTTTTTTGGATGTGGTCGAGAGATTGTCTGTACTGATAGCATCTAAT GGCTCCCTGCTGAAGGTGGATGTGCAGGGAGAGATTCGGCTCAAGAGTTTCCTTCCCAGCGGCTCTG AGATGCGCATTGGCTTGACGGAAGAGTTTTGTGTGGGAAAGTCAGAGCTAAGAG gTTATGGGCCAGGAATCCGGGTCGATGAAGTCTCGTTTCACAGCTCTGTGAATCTGGATGAGTTTGAGTCTCATCGAATCCTCCGCTTGCAACCACCTCAGGGCGAG CTGACTGTGATGCGGTACCAACTCTCCGATGACCTCCCGTCACCGCTCCCCTTCCGACTCTTCCCCTCTGTGCAGTGGGACCGAGGCTCAGGCCG GCTCCAGGTTTATCTGAAGTTGCGATGCGACCTGCCCTCGAAGAG CCAAGCCCTCAATGTCAGGCTGCACCTTCCCCTGCCTCGAGGGGTGGTCAG CCTGTCTCAGGAGCTGAGCAGCCCAGAGCAGAAGGCCGAGCTGGCGGAGGGAGCCCTTCGCTGGGACCTGCCTCGGGTGCAAGGAGGCTCTCAACTCTCGGGCCTTTTCCAG ATGGACGTCCCAGGGCCCCCAGGACCTCCCAGCCATGGGCTCTCCACCTCGGCCCCTCCTCTGGGTCTGGGCCCGGCCAGTCTCTCCTTTGAACTTCCCCGGCACACGTGCTCCGGCCTCCAGGTTCGATTCCTCAGGCTGGCCTTCAGGCCGTGCGGCAATGCCAACCCCCACAAGTGGGTGCGACACCTAAGCCACAGCGATGCCTACGTCATTCGGATCTGA